The Pseudomonadota bacterium genomic interval GTGGACGTGACCACCTCGCCGTTCCCGGGGTTCCCCACGGATATGCAGGCGCAGTTCACGGCGCTGAACGCGATTGCGGAGGGCACCGGAACGATCACGGAAACCGTATTCGAAAACCGGTTTATGCACGTGCAGGAACTGCAGCGGCTGGGCGCTGATATCCAGCTCCGCGGCAACACGGCCATCATTAAGGGGGTCGAATCAATGACGGGCGCTGAACTGATGGCCACAGACCTTCGCGCGTCGGCGTGCCTGGTGCTGGCCGGCCTGGCGGCTGAAGGTGAAACGATCGTCGACCGGATTTATCACATCGATCGCGGGTACGAAAACATCGAGGAAAAGCTCAAGGCCCTTGGCGCCAACATCCAGCGTCTGCCGTCACATCGCGCCGCCTGAGGGCCGACCAGGCGTGATCGCGGGGGGATTCCTCCGGTAACTTAAGGTCCCACGCTCGGGCAGGGTTCACAAACCCACTCGGTGAGCCGCATCTCGATCACCTCGTCATCGTCACCGTCGATCTGTTCCAGCCTAACCGGTAGAAATCCGAGCTTTGGAGCGTGCCAGGAACGCGTCTGGCGCCGCGGGTTACTGTGATGCCGGTTGACCAATACGGTTTGCAGCTCCCCCTCGCTGGTGTCGGTAACGGTAACTTCGTCGGTGCGGGAGTAGGTGTGCTGACGGACGTTGCCGCGTTCGACAGTCTCAAAGGCAAACTGCTGCTGACCCTCCGCGAGCTGGCGCATCAGCTTCAGGTTAATCAACATGCGATCGGTCTGCCCGGCCACCAGCGGCAGCATAAAGTCTTTTTTCTTGTAGACGCCCTCCACCTGCAGCCGGTCCCAGTCAAAACGGGCGCGTCCCTCGCGTCGTGAAAAGCGAATGCCCTGCTGATAATCGTAGTCACGCGAGAGCAGAGAACCGTCGTCCGCCAGCTCAAACTGGCTTCGCTCGGTGATTTTGCCACCCAGAAAACCGGCGAGACCCCGGTTTGCCTCGGTTGATACGCGATAGGTCCATTGAGCGCCCGATTTCTTTAGCGAGGCCTCGGACCGACCCAGCAGCCGGCCGTTGAGGTAGACGTCGTAGCGCGCGGAAAAGGGGGTCAGCTGCTGCGCCGGGCAATACCCGACGGGCGGCGGACCCGCGTCCTCAGCCGCGGCCGTTTGAATCAGCGCCAGGCAGGCCGCGGCCAGCAGAGCCAACCGCCGCCACGCGAAGCGGCTGCGTGAGCGTGTCGCCATCAAAACAGACCTGTCCGTTTGCATACCTGACCCTTCCTTCGCCAAACCACCGAACCACCGATACCAGCAGCTGGTGCTCAAGCGGCAGCAGGCGGCTGGCCAGTGTTTGGGGTGTGTCCTCCGGCTCGACGGGCAGCGTGATTTGGGCGATTACCGGGCCGCCATCGAGCTCAGGGGTTACAAAATGAACGCTTGCCCCGTGTTCTTTGACACCAGCTTCCAGCGCACGTTCATGGGTTTTTAAGCCGCGGAAGTCGGGCAGCAGCGAGGGGTGCAGATTGATCATGCGACCCACGAATTGGCTGACAAACTCCGCACCAAGAATTCGCATAAAACCAGCTAAAACAATTAGCTGTAGATCATTTCTCGAAAGAGCTTCAGCTAGAGTATGTTCAAAGTCCGCGCGCTCATCGAATAACCGGTGGTCGATCACCGCCGTTTCAACGCCGGCCTCACGCGCGTGAACAAGCCCCTCTGCGTCGGGTCGATTGCTGATCACCAGCGAGACGCGAAAAGCGCCCTGATGACGCAGCAGCGCCTGCAGGTTGGAGCCACGGCCCGAGATCAGGACTGCGAGATTCAGATCGGTTGCGCGAAGATCGCCGGCCGCGCCCGCCGGCACAGCTCGCTGTTCTGTCACTGCTCAGGTCCGCTGAAGCGGACGCGCTCAGCGTCAGAAGCCGCTTCCACCTCACCGATCAGGCGAGCGCTTAGCCCTTCGTCCTTGAGTGTTCTCAGGACGGCATCCGCGGATTTCGGCGGGCAGACCAGACAGAAGCCGATTCCGCAGTTGAAGGTTCGTCGCATCTCCGGTGCCGCCACGTTGCCGGTGCTGGCCAGCCAGCGAAACAGCGGTGGCCACGGGCAGCTGGTCAGATCGAGATGAATTCCCAGGCCGTCAGGGATCACCCTCAGCAGGTTTTCCGCCAGGCCGCCGCCCGTGATGTGCGCCATCGCGTGAATCGCGTGGCTTTGTAGCGCACGCAGGACCGGCTTGACGTAGATGGTGGTCGGGGCCATCAGCGCTGCACCGAGGCTCTGGCCGTCGATGCTGCGAGTCAGCGCTTCGGGGTCCTGGGCCTGAGCCCGTTCGACAATGCGCCTGATCAGCGAAAAACCGTTCGAATGAGGCCCCGATGAGTCCAGCCCGATAAGCTGGTCGCCTGCCTGGGTTGCCTGGCCCGTGATCAGCCGGTCCCGATTGACCGCGCCAACGGTGAAGCCGGCCAGGTCATAGTCGCCCGCGGCGTACATGTCGGGCATCTCAGCGGTCTCCCCGCCGATCAGTGTGCAACCCGCAAGCTGGCAGCCCTGCGCAATGCCGGCGACCACGCGTTCAGCAATCGCTGGATCGAGCCGCCCGGTGGCGAAATAGTCCAAGAAAAAGAGCGGTTCAGCTCCCTGGACCAGCACGTCGTTGACGCACATGGCAACCAGATCGATACCGATCGTGTCATGCTGGTCGAGTTCGGTCGCGAGCTTCAGCTTGGTGCCGACGCCGTCGGTCCCCGACACCAAAACCGGATCGGAAAACCGGTTGGTATCCAGCGCGAACAGCCCGCCAAAGCCCCCCACCTCAGCGAGCACTTCCGGGCGGCGGGTTGCGGCAACCAGCGGCTTTATGCGATCGACCAGGGCGTTGCCGGCGTCGATGTCCACGCCCGCATCTTTATAGGTGAGAGAGGAATTTGCCGTTTGCCTGTCACTCACGGTGCTGACGCCTGTTTAGGAACGGTAAGGGCGGCCGTCGACGACCGCGGGCTATGGTATCTTAATGGCCATCTCATTTCGCCTCGCAACCGCCGTGATTCGCCTTCTTTTTCTTCTCCTTCTGTCCCTGCATACGACGCTAGGGGCCAAAGGCTTCGAGCCTTTTGTCGGCCGAGTGCCCGCCAGCGAGCTGGCCGCTGATGGTCTGGAAGGCGGTTATCGGCTGGCGTTGCTGCAGGTGCTCGGCAAGCTATCGGGCTACCCGCTGCAGGTGGAGGCGCTGGCGGAGGCTGGCGAGCTGGGCCCGGTAGCGCCGCTGGTGATGGTCCATCGATTTGTCGACCGGGGAGCCGGCGAGCTGCGGGAGCGATGGCTTGAGGTTCAGTTCGACAGCACGCTCACCAATGATCGACTGCGCGATCTGGGGCTGCCGGTGTGGCCACTGGAGCGACCGGCAACGCTGGTGTGGGTGGCCGTAGAGCGCGACGGGCAGCGCGATCTTCTGGGGCTCGCTGACAGCGATGGCGTGCTGCTGGACATGATGGTTGAGGATGCGGCCGCCGTCGGCGTGCCGCTGCTGCTGCCGCTGATGGATCTTCAGGACCAGCAGCTGGCCAGTATTAGCGACGTCTGGGGCGGTTTTGCCGATCAGCTGCGCCCGGCTTCCGAACGTTATGGCGCCAGACAGCTGCTCCTCGGGCGCAGCTATCTCAGCGGCGGTACCTGGACCACCCGCTGGCTCTTGAGTGGCATGGCCCGCAGTCAGCGCTGGGAGACGCGAGGGACTACCCTTGAATCCACGCTGTCGGCGGGGATGGGTCGGCTGGCTGCCGCGATGGCCGCGGAAGCGGCGATCCGTCCGGACGAGTTCAGCGGGAGACTGCTGCGGATCCGGGTGCATGGCGTCAGCAGCGCGCGAGGCTATGGCACCGTGATGCAGTACCTGACCGGCCTTTCGGTGGTCGATCGGCTCGAGCCGGTCAGCGTGTTTGGTGAGTATCTCGATCTCAACCTGTCGAGCAACGTGGGCCTGCGGGGCTTTCAGCAGGCGCTGGCTGCCGGGGACGTGCTGCGCGCACGAGCCCACAGCGGCAGTGCGGTGGATCTGGAGCTCGAACTCCAGGGGCTGTGAGTGACCCGCGTGCTAGTCAAAGCCTGCCGAAACCGCAGCTGACCGCGATGACACAGCCCATCCTGTCATGGTCGCATTTGCCCAACGTAATTACGATCGCAAGAATTGCGGCCGTGATTCCGCTCACCTGGCTGCTGGTCGAACGATCCTACGGCGCCGCTTTGCTGGTGGCGTTTGCCGCCGGCATGTCCGACGCCGTCGACGGCTTTTTGGCCAAACGCTTCGGCTGGACGAGCGACCTGGGCGGGATTCTCGACCCCCTGGCCGATAAGCTGCTTCTTTTGAGCTGCTTTTTTGTCCTAGGCGCGCAGGGGTGGCTGCCGGTTTGGCTGCTCTTGCTGGTCCTCGGGCGAGATCTACTGATCGTTGGTGGCGGGGTCGCCTTTCACTACTGGATCCGCCCGGTGACCGGCGAGCCGCTCATCATCAGCAAGCTCAACACGTTTCTGCAGATTCTGCTGATCCTGCTGCTGCTGCTGGACCTGGGCTGGC includes:
- a CDS encoding DUF3108 domain-containing protein gives rise to the protein MATRSRSRFAWRRLALLAAACLALIQTAAAEDAGPPPVGYCPAQQLTPFSARYDVYLNGRLLGRSEASLKKSGAQWTYRVSTEANRGLAGFLGGKITERSQFELADDGSLLSRDYDYQQGIRFSRREGRARFDWDRLQVEGVYKKKDFMLPLVAGQTDRMLINLKLMRQLAEGQQQFAFETVERGNVRQHTYSRTDEVTVTDTSEGELQTVLVNRHHSNPRRQTRSWHAPKLGFLPVRLEQIDGDDDEVIEMRLTEWVCEPCPSVGP
- the purN gene encoding phosphoribosylglycinamide formyltransferase; translation: MTEQRAVPAGAAGDLRATDLNLAVLISGRGSNLQALLRHQGAFRVSLVISNRPDAEGLVHAREAGVETAVIDHRLFDERADFEHTLAEALSRNDLQLIVLAGFMRILGAEFVSQFVGRMINLHPSLLPDFRGLKTHERALEAGVKEHGASVHFVTPELDGGPVIAQITLPVEPEDTPQTLASRLLPLEHQLLVSVVRWFGEGRVRYANGQVCFDGDTLTQPLRVAAVGSAGRGLPGADSNGRG
- the purM gene encoding phosphoribosylformylglycinamidine cyclo-ligase, coding for MSDRQTANSSLTYKDAGVDIDAGNALVDRIKPLVAATRRPEVLAEVGGFGGLFALDTNRFSDPVLVSGTDGVGTKLKLATELDQHDTIGIDLVAMCVNDVLVQGAEPLFFLDYFATGRLDPAIAERVVAGIAQGCQLAGCTLIGGETAEMPDMYAAGDYDLAGFTVGAVNRDRLITGQATQAGDQLIGLDSSGPHSNGFSLIRRIVERAQAQDPEALTRSIDGQSLGAALMAPTTIYVKPVLRALQSHAIHAMAHITGGGLAENLLRVIPDGLGIHLDLTSCPWPPLFRWLASTGNVAAPEMRRTFNCGIGFCLVCPPKSADAVLRTLKDEGLSARLIGEVEAASDAERVRFSGPEQ
- a CDS encoding DUF2066 domain-containing protein produces the protein MAISFRLATAVIRLLFLLLLSLHTTLGAKGFEPFVGRVPASELAADGLEGGYRLALLQVLGKLSGYPLQVEALAEAGELGPVAPLVMVHRFVDRGAGELRERWLEVQFDSTLTNDRLRDLGLPVWPLERPATLVWVAVERDGQRDLLGLADSDGVLLDMMVEDAAAVGVPLLLPLMDLQDQQLASISDVWGGFADQLRPASERYGARQLLLGRSYLSGGTWTTRWLLSGMARSQRWETRGTTLESTLSAGMGRLAAAMAAEAAIRPDEFSGRLLRIRVHGVSSARGYGTVMQYLTGLSVVDRLEPVSVFGEYLDLNLSSNVGLRGFQQALAAGDVLRARAHSGSAVDLELELQGL
- a CDS encoding CDP-alcohol phosphatidyltransferase family protein, with amino-acid sequence MTQPILSWSHLPNVITIARIAAVIPLTWLLVERSYGAALLVAFAAGMSDAVDGFLAKRFGWTSDLGGILDPLADKLLLLSCFFVLGAQGWLPVWLLLLVLGRDLLIVGGGVAFHYWIRPVTGEPLIISKLNTFLQILLILLLLLDLGWREIPDQWLRLMVWAVTLSTVASGLQYVLLWGYRAVVESRQQREEQ